Proteins from one Nicotiana tabacum cultivar K326 chromosome 23, ASM71507v2, whole genome shotgun sequence genomic window:
- the LOC107775202 gene encoding DNA-directed RNA polymerase V subunit 5A isoform X1 produces MDLNGFAAMDMDAENLGPCLTSFVDDGTVESHRYFLARRTVLEMLKDRGFAIPNSEIESTLEDFREKFGQRPDIDRLRISSMHRNDLSNKVLVIFCGPNAVKVNVIRSILTQIMNKESLSRLILIIQKPMTSQAMKAVELLSFKVEIFQITDLLVNITKHVLKPKHELLNNEEKEKLLKKYNLEEKQLPRMSQKDAIARYYGLEKGQVVKVTYSSEIIETHVTYRCVW; encoded by the exons ATGGATCTTAACGGGTTTGCAGCCATGGACATGGATGCTGAAAATCTTGGTCCCTGTTTAACCAGCTTTGTAGATGATGGTACTGTTGAGAGTCACAGGTACTTCCTTGCGCGCAGAACTGTGCTCGAAATGCTTAAAGACCGTGGTTTTGCAATACCCAATTCGGAAATTGAGTCTACACTTGAAGATTTCAGAGAGAAATTTGGTCAAAGACCTGATATTGACCGCCTCAGAATCTCTTCCATGCATAGGAATGACCTTTCCAATAAG GTTTTGGTAATCTTCTGTGGGCCAAATGCCGTGAAAGTAAATGTCATTCGCAGCATTTTAACTCAAATCATGAACAAGGAATCTTTGAGTAGGCTGATATTAATCATTCAGAAACCAATGACCTCTCAAGCTATGAAAGCTGTGGAACTCCTCTCATTTAAAGTTGAAATTTTCCAG ATCACAGACTTGCTTGTCAATATCACAAAACATGTTTTAAAGCCAAAGCATGAGCTATTGAACAATGAAGAGAAAGAGAAGCTGTTAAAGAAGTACAACCTGGAAGAGAAACAG CTGCCGAGGATGTCTCAGAAGGATGCAATTGCTCGGTACTATGGACTTGAGAAGGGGCAGGTGGTGAAGGTCACGTACAGCAGTGAAATCATCGAGACACATGTTACATATCGCTGTGTTTGGTAA
- the LOC107775202 gene encoding DNA-directed RNA polymerase V subunit 5A isoform X2 has protein sequence MDLNGFAAMDMDAENLGPCLTSFVDDGTVESHRYFLARRTVLEMLKDRGFAIPNSEIESTLEDFREKFGQRPDIDRLRISSMHRNDLSNKVLVIFCGPNAVKVNVIRSILTQIMNKESLSRLILIIQKPMTSQAMKAVELLSFKVEIFQITDLLVNITKHVLKPKHELLNNEEKEKLLKKYNLEEKQVALDCL, from the exons ATGGATCTTAACGGGTTTGCAGCCATGGACATGGATGCTGAAAATCTTGGTCCCTGTTTAACCAGCTTTGTAGATGATGGTACTGTTGAGAGTCACAGGTACTTCCTTGCGCGCAGAACTGTGCTCGAAATGCTTAAAGACCGTGGTTTTGCAATACCCAATTCGGAAATTGAGTCTACACTTGAAGATTTCAGAGAGAAATTTGGTCAAAGACCTGATATTGACCGCCTCAGAATCTCTTCCATGCATAGGAATGACCTTTCCAATAAG GTTTTGGTAATCTTCTGTGGGCCAAATGCCGTGAAAGTAAATGTCATTCGCAGCATTTTAACTCAAATCATGAACAAGGAATCTTTGAGTAGGCTGATATTAATCATTCAGAAACCAATGACCTCTCAAGCTATGAAAGCTGTGGAACTCCTCTCATTTAAAGTTGAAATTTTCCAG ATCACAGACTTGCTTGTCAATATCACAAAACATGTTTTAAAGCCAAAGCATGAGCTATTGAACAATGAAGAGAAAGAGAAGCTGTTAAAGAAGTACAACCTGGAAGAGAAACAGGTCGCCCTTGACTGCCTTTGA
- the LOC107775206 gene encoding uncharacterized protein LOC107775206, which yields MALFPETIAIVRGLKQRDPLFQSLFILAADVLSRALNKLNGNNQFIGFSMGQEINKDKSFFLTQNFIDKRTNRRIKRWTGFNQAKFPFTYLGCPIYTGRKKVCHFSDLATKVLNKAGAWQGKLLSFGGRAIIIKHVLQSQTLYSLAAMVPPKTIIRQIEMYLSNYFWGLKEGKKRYHWSSWDNMSFPWEEGDLGFKKLQDICYSFVAKRWWTKFINAKYYPRSNPPSKVINSNDSSTWRNLLETREKIETNIHRKINKGNRLFWWDKWTLFGPIKQQANLSYKPGNNKTMEYFQNQIWNRDLLQQIVHPRVIQEVSQVHIGKQNINDQAIWTLNAQGTFTCSSVYHLLRKKRDHTPWLAKIWDKDLSFKISFNTWRILKNRLSLGYQKRRPGIMSLRQVNLLKGSGEQLDHHWDYNQAQIPS from the exons ATGGCCCTGTTTCCGGAAACAATCGCCATAGTGAGAGGACTAAAACAGAGAGATCCTCTATTCCAATCACTTTTTATTTTAGCAGCTGACGTTCTTTCTAGAGCTCTTAACAAACTCAATGGAAATAACCAATTCATTGGTTTTTCCATGG GACAGGAGATTAACAAAGACAAAAGCTTTTTCCTCACTCAGAACTTCATAGACAAAAGAACTAACAGAAGGATCAAGAGATGGACTGGCTTCAACCAGGCTAAATTCCCATTCACCTATCTGGGTTGTCCAATATATACAGGAAGGAAAAAAGTGTGCCACTTCTCTGACTTAGCAACAAAAGTCCTTAACAAAGCTGGTGCTTGGCAAGGAAAGCTTCTTTCTTTTGGAGGAAGAGCTATCATCATCAAACATGTGCTACAGTCACAAACCCTGTATTCTCTCGCTGCAATGGTCCCACCAAAGACCATTATTAGACAGATAGAAATGTATTTGTCGAATTATTTCTGGGGTTTGAAAGAGGGGAAGAAAAGATATCACTGGAGCTCTTGGGACAATATGAGCTTTCCTTGGGAGGAAGGAGATCTTGGTTTCAAGAAATTACAAGATATATGCTACTCTTTTGTGGCAAAAAGATGGTGGACTAAGTTCATAAATGCTAAATATTATCCTAGGTCCAATCCACCGTCTAAAGTTATAAACTCAAATGACTCTAGCACTTGGAGAAACCTTCTGGAGACTAGGGAAAAGATTGAGACAAACATCCATAGGAAGATTAACAAAGGAAATCGTTTGTTCTGGTGGGACAAATGGACCTTATTTGGACCGATCAAGCAACAAGCCAACCTATCATACAAACCTGGCAACAACAAGACCATGGAATACTTTCAGAACCAGATTTGGAATAGGGATCTTCTACAACAAATAGTCCATCCCAGGGTTATTCAGGAAGTCTCTCAGGTCCACATTGGAAAGCAAAACATCAACGACCAAGCAATATGGACCCTTAATGCACAAGGAACCTTCACATGCTCCTCTGTCTATCATCTcttgagaaagaaaagagatcaTACACCATGGCTAGCCAAAATATGGGATAAAGATCTATCTTTCAAAATCTCCTTCAACACATGGAGAATCTTGAAGAACAGATTATCTTTGG GATACCAGAAGAGGAGACCAGGAATCATGTCTTTGCGTCAAGTGAATTTGCTAAAAGGATCTGGAGAACAGTTGGATCACCACTGGGATTACAATCAAGCACAAATACCATCATAA
- the LOC107775202 gene encoding DNA-directed RNA polymerase V subunit 5A isoform X3 gives MDLNGFAAMDMDAENLGPCLTSFVDDGTVESHRYFLARRTVLEMLKDRGFAIPNSEIESTLEDFREKFGQRPDIDRLRISSMHRNDLSNKVLVIFCGPNAVKVNVIRSILTQIMNKESLSRLILIIQKPMTSQAMKAVELLSFKVEIFQLPRMSQKDAIARYYGLEKGQVVKVTYSSEIIETHVTYRCVW, from the exons ATGGATCTTAACGGGTTTGCAGCCATGGACATGGATGCTGAAAATCTTGGTCCCTGTTTAACCAGCTTTGTAGATGATGGTACTGTTGAGAGTCACAGGTACTTCCTTGCGCGCAGAACTGTGCTCGAAATGCTTAAAGACCGTGGTTTTGCAATACCCAATTCGGAAATTGAGTCTACACTTGAAGATTTCAGAGAGAAATTTGGTCAAAGACCTGATATTGACCGCCTCAGAATCTCTTCCATGCATAGGAATGACCTTTCCAATAAG GTTTTGGTAATCTTCTGTGGGCCAAATGCCGTGAAAGTAAATGTCATTCGCAGCATTTTAACTCAAATCATGAACAAGGAATCTTTGAGTAGGCTGATATTAATCATTCAGAAACCAATGACCTCTCAAGCTATGAAAGCTGTGGAACTCCTCTCATTTAAAGTTGAAATTTTCCAG CTGCCGAGGATGTCTCAGAAGGATGCAATTGCTCGGTACTATGGACTTGAGAAGGGGCAGGTGGTGAAGGTCACGTACAGCAGTGAAATCATCGAGACACATGTTACATATCGCTGTGTTTGGTAA